From a region of the Acanthochromis polyacanthus isolate Apoly-LR-REF ecotype Palm Island chromosome 3, KAUST_Apoly_ChrSc, whole genome shotgun sequence genome:
- the tekt4 gene encoding tektin-4 isoform X1, translated as MSSGVLVSRPHYDSRAVAQGLPEKDAPEGPELPQPSSGSATVGYRSAKYTTSEWFSNYRTILEQAGTDHHDARTIQRESRALNQDTEAATSGKQAQGTRLLGERLQEIHYWKSELQRHIEQLLADTEALLALKTRLEKALDATETPFAIATDNLTCRTRRLGPDLVRDSVEEELLKEVDLIRSIQALLKRTTAQVVSQIKMNRDAKQTLELDWSDKHQAYSFDENGGRHSNMSPDTQHHPSSATMQEQVCNHSSWTKFTQDNLSKAMQEEQATSSLRSEHLCPKLNVVHHLLFSVHIMMMFVCVRVLVERMLQDTTEDLRVQCSTVDRAFSQRCAELIEAKTQLEMKLVKILEQIGAQEKNIAALQQAIHNKEAPLRVAQSRLYLRSLRPNMELCRDEPQFSLEGEVRQIEATVASLQQQLSEARGSLSHLEESRMALEKDINCKTHSLFIEREKCMTHRNRYPTISVLSGY; from the exons ATGAGCTCAGGTGTGTTGGTGTCACGTCCGCACTATGACAGCCGGGCTGTGGCTCAGGGACTCCCGGAGAAAGACGCTCCTGAGGGTCCGGAGCTCCCACAGCCGTCCTCGGGCTCAGCCACCGTCGGGTACCGCTCGGCGAAATACACCACGAGCGAATGGTTCTCCAACTACCGAACTATACTTGAACAGGCCGGTACCGACCACCACGACGCCCGGACTATCCAGCGAGAGTCCAGAGCTCTGAACCAGGACACAGAGGCGGCTACTTCAGGGAAACAGGCCCAGGGGACGCGTCTGCTGGGGGAGAGGCTGCAGGAGATCCACTACTGGAAGTCCGAGCTGCAGCGGCACATCGAACAGCTGCTGGCCGACACCGAGGCCCTGCTGGCGCTGAAGACGCGACTGGAGAAGGCGCTGGACGCCACTGAGACTCCGTTTGCCATCGCCACCGATAATCTGACCTGCAGGACCAGAAGACTGGGACCAGACCTGGTTCGAGACTCcgtggaggaggagctgctgaag gaagtgGACTTAATCAGGAGCATTCAGGCTCTTCTAAAGAGAACCACAGCTCAGGTTGTCAGTCAGATCAA GATGAACAGAGATGCCAAGCAGACATTAGAGCTGGACTGGTCTGATAAGCACCAGGCCtacagctttgatgaaaatgGTGGAAGGCACAGCAACATGAGTCCAGATACTCAGCACCACCCCAGCTCAGCCACCATGCAGGAGCA GGTGTGCAACCACTCATCGTGGACAAAGTTCACACAGGACAACCTATCGAAGGCCATGCAGGAGGAACAGGCTACCAGCAGCCTCAGGTCAGAGCACCTGTGTCCCAAACTGAATGTGGtgcatcatttattattttctgtacacatcatgatgatgtttGTCTGTGTCAGAGTGCTGGTGGAGCGAATGCTGCAGGACACCACTGAGGATCTCAGGGTGCAATGCTCCACTGTGGACCGAGCCTTCAGCCAGCGCTGTGCGGAGCTTATTGAGGCTAAAACCCAGCTGGAGATGAAGCTAGTCAAG ATCTTGGAGCAAATCGGGGCCCAGGAGAAGAACATTGCGGCTCTACAGCAAGCCATCCACAACAAAGAGGCTCCACTGAGAGTAGCTCAGTCCAGGCTTTACCTGCGCTCACTCAGACCCAACATGGAGCTCTGCAGGGATGAACCCCAGTTCAG TCTGGAAGGGGAGGTGAGGCAGATTGAGGCCACTGTGGcgtctctgcagcagcagctgagtGAAGCCAGGGGCTCTTTGTCCCACCTGGAGGAGTCACGCATGGCGCTCGAGAAGGACATAAACTGCAAAACCCACTCATTGTTCATCGAGAGAGAAAAGTGCATGACTCACCGTAACCGCTATCCGACCATCTCAGTGCTGTCAGGATACTGA
- the tekt4 gene encoding tektin-4 isoform X2, translating into MSSGVLVSRPHYDSRAVAQGLPEKDAPEGPELPQPSSGSATVGYRSAKYTTSEWFSNYRTILEQAGTDHHDARTIQRESRALNQDTEAATSGKQAQGTRLLGERLQEIHYWKSELQRHIEQLLADTEALLALKTRLEKALDATETPFAIATDNLTCRTRRLGPDLVRDSVEEELLKEVDLIRSIQALLKRTTAQVVSQIKMNRDAKQTLELDWSDKHQAYSFDENGGRHSNMSPDTQHHPSSATMQEQVCNHSSWTKFTQDNLSKAMQEEQATSSLRVLVERMLQDTTEDLRVQCSTVDRAFSQRCAELIEAKTQLEMKLVKILEQIGAQEKNIAALQQAIHNKEAPLRVAQSRLYLRSLRPNMELCRDEPQFSLEGEVRQIEATVASLQQQLSEARGSLSHLEESRMALEKDINCKTHSLFIEREKCMTHRNRYPTISVLSGY; encoded by the exons ATGAGCTCAGGTGTGTTGGTGTCACGTCCGCACTATGACAGCCGGGCTGTGGCTCAGGGACTCCCGGAGAAAGACGCTCCTGAGGGTCCGGAGCTCCCACAGCCGTCCTCGGGCTCAGCCACCGTCGGGTACCGCTCGGCGAAATACACCACGAGCGAATGGTTCTCCAACTACCGAACTATACTTGAACAGGCCGGTACCGACCACCACGACGCCCGGACTATCCAGCGAGAGTCCAGAGCTCTGAACCAGGACACAGAGGCGGCTACTTCAGGGAAACAGGCCCAGGGGACGCGTCTGCTGGGGGAGAGGCTGCAGGAGATCCACTACTGGAAGTCCGAGCTGCAGCGGCACATCGAACAGCTGCTGGCCGACACCGAGGCCCTGCTGGCGCTGAAGACGCGACTGGAGAAGGCGCTGGACGCCACTGAGACTCCGTTTGCCATCGCCACCGATAATCTGACCTGCAGGACCAGAAGACTGGGACCAGACCTGGTTCGAGACTCcgtggaggaggagctgctgaag gaagtgGACTTAATCAGGAGCATTCAGGCTCTTCTAAAGAGAACCACAGCTCAGGTTGTCAGTCAGATCAA GATGAACAGAGATGCCAAGCAGACATTAGAGCTGGACTGGTCTGATAAGCACCAGGCCtacagctttgatgaaaatgGTGGAAGGCACAGCAACATGAGTCCAGATACTCAGCACCACCCCAGCTCAGCCACCATGCAGGAGCA GGTGTGCAACCACTCATCGTGGACAAAGTTCACACAGGACAACCTATCGAAGGCCATGCAGGAGGAACAGGCTACCAGCAGCCTCAG AGTGCTGGTGGAGCGAATGCTGCAGGACACCACTGAGGATCTCAGGGTGCAATGCTCCACTGTGGACCGAGCCTTCAGCCAGCGCTGTGCGGAGCTTATTGAGGCTAAAACCCAGCTGGAGATGAAGCTAGTCAAG ATCTTGGAGCAAATCGGGGCCCAGGAGAAGAACATTGCGGCTCTACAGCAAGCCATCCACAACAAAGAGGCTCCACTGAGAGTAGCTCAGTCCAGGCTTTACCTGCGCTCACTCAGACCCAACATGGAGCTCTGCAGGGATGAACCCCAGTTCAG TCTGGAAGGGGAGGTGAGGCAGATTGAGGCCACTGTGGcgtctctgcagcagcagctgagtGAAGCCAGGGGCTCTTTGTCCCACCTGGAGGAGTCACGCATGGCGCTCGAGAAGGACATAAACTGCAAAACCCACTCATTGTTCATCGAGAGAGAAAAGTGCATGACTCACCGTAACCGCTATCCGACCATCTCAGTGCTGTCAGGATACTGA